From a region of the Desulfovibrio sp. genome:
- a CDS encoding transglycosylase SLT domain-containing protein, producing MKRRNTLLLISLGLAAALLVLGLLAGFVPQSEGPELRRRASGVVARLRPEDMPVPIVAQGDGARLWAVRMAVDAASEAGRGGRTSGQSGQVSDRESGLASAQAGTKYGVRPVVIFGAGGVSLDTGAPAITFMGDAQGDFAPLLALDGASAPLLVSNQPRDYGDALDATGRPLRWMNPRAMMAGYSPKVVRRAAIEVLRHGALPDGYVLDIDDNDIEKLHARARRYQGLVESFARRYNISTELLYAIIHSESDFSPTLVSNKSAMGLMQVVPDTANDEVNRYLYGHTGNVGFEELRVPETNIRYGTTYLHILYTRYFAGVHNPLSREYCIIAAYNMGPNGFLRLYGKNMEEATDNINAMTAEELYRDLATRLPARETRYYLARVQRMKVQYASLR from the coding sequence AGCGGGGTGGTGGCCCGCCTGCGTCCGGAGGACATGCCCGTGCCCATTGTGGCGCAGGGGGATGGAGCACGCCTTTGGGCCGTGCGCATGGCCGTGGACGCTGCCAGTGAAGCCGGGCGCGGAGGGCGCACATCTGGTCAATCTGGTCAGGTTTCAGATCGGGAATCGGGCCTGGCATCTGCGCAGGCTGGTACGAAATATGGAGTCAGGCCTGTCGTAATTTTTGGGGCGGGTGGCGTCAGTCTTGATACTGGTGCGCCAGCCATCACCTTTATGGGCGACGCGCAGGGCGACTTTGCCCCGCTGCTGGCGCTGGATGGCGCATCTGCCCCTCTGTTGGTAAGCAATCAGCCCCGCGACTATGGCGATGCCCTCGACGCGACGGGCCGCCCCCTGCGCTGGATGAACCCCAGGGCCATGATGGCGGGCTATTCGCCCAAGGTTGTGCGCAGGGCCGCCATTGAAGTGTTGCGCCACGGTGCCTTGCCCGACGGTTACGTGCTTGATATCGACGATAACGACATAGAAAAGCTGCACGCCAGGGCCCGCCGCTATCAGGGACTGGTGGAAAGCTTTGCCCGCCGCTACAACATAAGCACCGAGCTTTTGTACGCCATTATCCACAGCGAAAGCGACTTTTCGCCCACCCTGGTAAGCAACAAGTCTGCCATGGGCCTCATGCAGGTGGTGCCCGACACCGCCAACGACGAGGTAAACCGTTATCTTTACGGCCATACGGGCAACGTTGGCTTTGAGGAACTGCGCGTGCCGGAAACCAATATCCGCTACGGCACAACCTACCTGCATATTTTGTACACGCGCTATTTTGCTGGTGTGCACAACCCCCTTTCGCGCGAGTACTGTATCATCGCGGCATACAACATGGGGCCAAACGGTTTTTTGCGGCTTTATGGCAAAAACATGGAAGAAGCCACAGACAACATCAATGCCATGACTGCCGAAGAATTGTACCGCGACCTTGCCACGCGTCTGCCCGCACGTGAAACGCGTTATTACCTTGCGCGGGTGCAGCGCATGAAGGTTCAGTACGCCTCGCTGCGCTGA
- a CDS encoding OmpH family outer membrane protein — protein MQIRFIMPLALLLSFMLFACQQADNNAQPKVAVVDMARVMRDSELGKAGVKFLESLQGDMQTKLNDIQQRLEANPKDAEAQKELQAVYMSAQQRMQVEQQNVVNLLYDTIQRVINTYRTEKGYTVIISTEAAAAYDSKSDVTNEVLELVNKQKLEFKPVSPEAPAAPEA, from the coding sequence ATGCAAATTCGTTTTATTATGCCGCTGGCTCTGCTGTTGAGCTTCATGCTTTTTGCCTGCCAACAGGCCGACAACAACGCACAGCCCAAGGTGGCGGTAGTGGATATGGCGCGCGTTATGCGCGACAGCGAGCTGGGCAAGGCCGGTGTTAAGTTCCTTGAAAGCCTTCAGGGCGACATGCAGACCAAGCTCAACGACATCCAGCAGCGCCTGGAAGCCAACCCCAAGGACGCCGAAGCCCAGAAAGAACTTCAGGCTGTCTACATGTCTGCCCAGCAGCGCATGCAGGTGGAACAGCAGAACGTTGTCAATCTGTTGTATGACACCATTCAGCGCGTCATCAACACCTATCGCACCGAAAAGGGCTACACCGTCATCATCAGCACCGAAGCTGCCGCAGCTTACGATTCCAAGAGCGACGTGACCAACGAAGTGCTGGAACTGGTGAACAAGCAGAAGCTTGAATTCAAGCCCGTGAGCCCCGAAGCCCCCGCCGCCCCCGAGGCC